In Actinoplanes sp. NBC_00393, a single genomic region encodes these proteins:
- a CDS encoding PadR family transcriptional regulator: MKRSPLAMVLLALLVEAPMHPYRMQQVIKERGQDQLVNVAQRNSVYQTLDRLVREDLVRPGATTREAGRPERTVYEVTDEGAATLRRWLLEMLPTPAREFPELPVALAFLPMLTPAESRDLLLRRAAIQEERAAAIAAQAPPGLPRIFLIEDEYRLAALRAEITWLHTVAADLDSGALHWDRTLIDETLAHFS; this comes from the coding sequence ATGAAGCGGTCTCCCCTGGCGATGGTTCTGCTGGCACTGCTCGTGGAGGCGCCGATGCACCCGTACCGGATGCAGCAGGTGATCAAGGAACGCGGCCAGGACCAGCTGGTCAACGTGGCGCAGCGCAACAGCGTCTACCAGACCCTCGACCGCCTGGTCCGGGAAGATCTGGTCCGCCCCGGCGCCACCACCCGGGAAGCCGGCCGCCCCGAGCGAACCGTCTATGAAGTGACCGACGAAGGCGCCGCCACCCTGCGGCGCTGGCTCCTAGAGATGCTGCCGACCCCGGCCCGCGAGTTCCCCGAACTGCCGGTCGCCCTCGCCTTCCTGCCGATGCTCACCCCGGCCGAAAGCCGCGACCTACTGCTACGCCGCGCCGCCATCCAGGAGGAACGCGCCGCCGCCATCGCCGCCCAGGCGCCGCCCGGCCTCCCCCGGATCTTCCTGATCGAGGACGAGTACCGTCTGGCCGCCCTCCGCGCCGAGATCACCTGGCTCCACACCGTCGCCGCCGACCTCGATTCCGGCGCCCTGCACTGGGACCGCACCCTGATCGACGAAACCCTCGCCCACTTCAGCTGA
- the meaB gene encoding methylmalonyl Co-A mutase-associated GTPase MeaB yields MTRFGDVPTLVAKARDGDPRSVARLISLVENGDPALPEVAAAMAPHAGRAQVIGLTGAPGVGKSTTTNELVRLLREQGARVGVLAVDPSSPFSGGAILGDRVRMTEHTADRGVYIRSMSSRGQLGGLSAATPQAVRVLEGAGCDVILVETVGVGQAEVEIASLADTTLVLLAPGMGDAIQAVKAGVLEIADVFVINKADRPGADTTYRDIQGMLALGERGPGDWRPQVVRAVAAKGEGVDEVVAAITKHRDWLESSGNLRTRREQRAAAEVSALALGTLRARMGDLRSGTTLNDLAALVAVGELDPYAAADQLLANLS; encoded by the coding sequence GTGACCCGGTTCGGGGACGTGCCCACCTTGGTCGCGAAGGCCCGGGACGGCGACCCCAGATCGGTGGCCCGGCTGATCAGCCTGGTGGAGAACGGCGATCCCGCCCTGCCCGAGGTGGCCGCCGCGATGGCGCCGCACGCCGGCCGGGCCCAGGTGATCGGCCTGACCGGCGCGCCCGGCGTGGGCAAGTCCACCACGACCAACGAGCTGGTCCGGCTGCTGCGCGAGCAGGGCGCCCGGGTCGGTGTGCTGGCCGTGGACCCGTCCAGCCCGTTCAGCGGCGGCGCGATCCTCGGCGACCGGGTGCGGATGACCGAGCACACCGCGGACCGCGGCGTCTACATCCGGTCCATGTCCAGCCGCGGCCAGCTCGGCGGCCTCTCCGCGGCCACCCCGCAGGCGGTCCGCGTCCTGGAGGGCGCCGGCTGCGACGTCATCCTGGTCGAGACCGTCGGCGTCGGCCAGGCCGAAGTGGAGATCGCCTCCCTGGCCGACACCACGCTGGTCCTGCTCGCCCCCGGCATGGGCGACGCCATCCAGGCGGTGAAAGCCGGCGTCCTGGAGATCGCCGACGTCTTCGTCATCAACAAAGCGGACCGGCCCGGCGCCGACACCACCTACCGTGACATCCAGGGCATGCTGGCCCTCGGCGAACGCGGCCCCGGCGACTGGCGCCCCCAGGTGGTCCGCGCGGTCGCCGCCAAGGGCGAAGGCGTCGACGAAGTGGTAGCGGCGATCACCAAACACCGCGACTGGCTGGAGTCCAGCGGCAACCTGCGGACCCGCCGCGAACAGCGAGCCGCCGCCGAGGTCTCCGCGCTGGCCCTGGGCACGCTCCGGGCCCGGATGGGCGACCTACGCTCCGGCACCACCCTGAACGACCTCGCTGCGCTCGTCGCCGTCGGCGAACTGGACCCCTATGCCGCAGCCGACCAACTGCTGGCCAACCTTTCCTGA
- a CDS encoding acetyl-CoA C-acetyltransferase — protein MTSSVIVSGARTPMGRLLGNLKHLPATALGGHAIAAALRRGGVAPELVQYVIMGQVLQAGCGQIPARQAAVAAGIPMTTPALTINKVCLSGIDAIAMADQLIRAGEFDIVVAGGMESMTNAPHLLTDQRQGRKFGDVLVRDHTAFDGLMDPWAGISMGESTEASGVQLGITRAAQDAFAALSHQRAAAAQREGRFAEEIAAVPAGGRDAGQPVETDEGVRPGATAESLAGLRPAFTPDGTITAASASPISDGAAAVVVMSKKKAKQLGLTWLAEITAHGNVAGPDSSLQSQPANAIKHALGKARLTVEDLDLIEINEAFAQVVIQSMRELKVEEDIVNVNGGAIALGHPIGMSGARLVLTLALELQRRGGGYGAAGLCGGGGQGDALIIKVPSA, from the coding sequence GTGACCAGTTCCGTGATCGTCAGTGGCGCCCGGACCCCGATGGGGCGCCTGCTCGGCAACCTCAAGCACCTGCCCGCCACCGCGCTGGGCGGCCACGCGATCGCCGCCGCGCTGCGCCGTGGCGGAGTCGCCCCCGAGCTCGTGCAGTACGTGATCATGGGACAGGTCCTCCAGGCCGGCTGCGGCCAGATCCCGGCACGGCAGGCCGCAGTCGCCGCCGGCATCCCGATGACCACGCCCGCGCTCACCATCAACAAGGTCTGCCTCTCCGGCATCGACGCGATCGCCATGGCCGACCAGCTGATCCGGGCCGGCGAGTTCGACATCGTGGTGGCCGGCGGGATGGAGTCGATGACCAACGCCCCGCACCTGCTCACCGACCAGCGGCAGGGCCGCAAGTTCGGCGACGTGCTGGTCCGGGATCACACCGCCTTCGACGGGCTGATGGACCCGTGGGCTGGGATCTCGATGGGTGAGTCGACCGAGGCGAGTGGCGTACAGCTCGGGATCACCCGTGCGGCGCAGGACGCGTTCGCCGCGCTCAGCCACCAGCGGGCCGCCGCTGCCCAGCGTGAGGGACGGTTCGCCGAGGAGATCGCCGCGGTCCCGGCCGGCGGCCGTGACGCCGGGCAGCCGGTGGAGACCGACGAGGGCGTCCGGCCGGGCGCCACCGCCGAGTCGCTGGCCGGTCTGCGCCCCGCCTTCACGCCGGACGGCACGATCACCGCCGCCAGCGCCTCGCCGATCTCGGACGGCGCCGCCGCGGTCGTCGTGATGAGTAAGAAGAAGGCCAAGCAGCTCGGTCTGACCTGGCTCGCCGAGATCACCGCGCACGGCAACGTGGCCGGGCCGGACAGCTCGTTGCAGTCCCAGCCGGCCAACGCCATCAAGCACGCCCTCGGCAAGGCCCGCCTCACCGTGGAGGACCTCGACCTGATCGAGATCAACGAAGCGTTCGCCCAGGTGGTCATCCAGTCGATGCGCGAGCTGAAGGTGGAGGAGGACATCGTCAACGTGAACGGCGGGGCGATCGCTCTCGGACACCCGATCGGCATGTCCGGCGCCCGTCTGGTGCTCACCCTGGCGCTGGAACTGCAGCGGCGCGGCGGCGGCTACGGCGCAGCCGGCCTCTGCGGTGGTGGGGGCCAGGGCGACGCCCTGATCATCAAGGTACCGTCGGCGTGA
- the mce gene encoding methylmalonyl-CoA epimerase, whose protein sequence is MTDVSPPAGASDNVTFSGIELLRIDHVGIAVPDLDAAIRFYAENFGLRCVHEETNEEQGVREAMLAVGDGTGPRLQLLAPLRPDSAIAKFLDRSGPGLQQLAYTVADVQVAADQLRARGLRLLYDQPRRGTAGSRINFVHPKDAGGVLVELVEPGTP, encoded by the coding sequence ATGACAGACGTCTCACCGCCTGCCGGGGCATCCGACAATGTCACATTCTCCGGCATCGAATTACTGCGCATCGACCACGTCGGCATCGCCGTGCCTGATCTGGACGCAGCCATCCGGTTCTATGCCGAAAACTTCGGATTGCGCTGTGTGCACGAAGAGACCAACGAGGAACAAGGCGTACGGGAAGCGATGCTCGCCGTCGGCGACGGCACCGGCCCACGCCTTCAGCTGCTCGCCCCGCTGCGCCCGGACTCGGCGATCGCCAAGTTCCTCGACCGCAGCGGCCCGGGACTGCAGCAACTCGCCTACACGGTGGCCGACGTCCAGGTGGCAGCCGATCAGCTCCGGGCCCGCGGACTCCGTCTCCTCTATGACCAGCCACGCCGCGGCACGGCCGGGTCGCGGATCAACTTCGTGCACCCCAAGGACGCAGGCGGGGTTCTGGTGGAGCTGGTGGAACCGGGTACGCCGTAG
- a CDS encoding cell division protein DivIVA produces the protein MPQQQDQNLAFFETANSQHDFTVVLRGYDRHQVDGHIGRLLAALNQSEQARGEAEQRMNDAQRRLRQAEQRLNALEQKLADSNKLLEENNRPTLSGLGTRVEQILRLAEEQANDHRGEAKRESEGILSAARLEAREITDKARAEAAAMKATAEREAGQVRTHAEREAAETRVQARREADTLRSDADRETKQLRTVTAHEVAELKSTVEREVASLRATAEREITQARAKAAREAEEKRAEATKLLTDARDKRDKDLQALALEIAERREKSEREESERHAAQVAATQKMVAEAEERARAAEDRAKEIEQRAETRRVESERSAAEVVEKSRALAEKTVTEARAESNRLLSEARSEAELTTQAARREVEDLTRQKDAVTNQLGQMLSGLSGLVPGVGGAVQAVAEAAAKPVEAPAQRAPEQGGDQPEQAEAAEAGDQPVAAKTNS, from the coding sequence ATGCCCCAGCAGCAGGATCAGAACCTGGCCTTCTTCGAGACCGCCAACTCGCAGCACGACTTCACCGTTGTCCTGCGGGGTTACGACCGTCACCAGGTCGACGGACACATCGGCCGGCTGCTCGCCGCGCTGAATCAGTCCGAGCAGGCTCGTGGCGAGGCCGAGCAGCGGATGAACGACGCTCAGCGTCGTCTGCGCCAGGCCGAGCAGCGGCTCAACGCGCTGGAGCAGAAGCTCGCCGACAGCAACAAGTTGCTGGAGGAGAACAACCGTCCGACGCTCTCCGGGCTGGGCACCCGGGTGGAGCAGATCCTGCGTCTCGCCGAGGAGCAGGCGAACGACCACCGCGGCGAGGCGAAGCGCGAGTCGGAGGGCATCCTCTCCGCCGCCCGGCTCGAGGCGCGGGAGATCACCGACAAGGCGCGCGCCGAGGCCGCGGCCATGAAGGCCACCGCTGAGCGTGAGGCCGGCCAGGTGCGCACGCACGCCGAGCGCGAGGCCGCAGAGACCCGGGTGCAGGCGCGGCGCGAGGCCGACACGCTCCGGTCGGATGCAGACCGGGAAACCAAGCAGTTGCGTACGGTGACCGCGCACGAGGTCGCCGAGCTGAAGTCGACCGTGGAGCGGGAGGTCGCCTCGTTGCGCGCCACCGCGGAGCGGGAGATCACCCAGGCCCGGGCCAAGGCCGCCCGGGAGGCCGAGGAGAAGCGGGCCGAGGCCACCAAGCTGCTGACCGACGCGCGCGACAAGCGTGACAAGGACCTCCAGGCGCTGGCCCTGGAGATCGCCGAGCGCCGGGAGAAGTCGGAGCGCGAGGAGTCGGAGCGCCACGCCGCCCAGGTCGCCGCCACCCAGAAGATGGTGGCCGAGGCCGAGGAGCGGGCCCGCGCCGCCGAGGACCGGGCCAAGGAGATCGAGCAGCGTGCCGAGACCCGCCGGGTCGAGTCGGAGCGCAGCGCCGCCGAGGTCGTCGAGAAGTCGCGGGCGCTGGCGGAGAAGACCGTCACCGAGGCCCGTGCCGAGTCCAACCGTCTGCTCAGCGAGGCGCGCAGCGAGGCCGAGCTGACCACCCAGGCCGCCCGCCGCGAGGTCGAGGACCTCACCCGGCAGAAGGACGCGGTCACCAACCAGCTGGGGCAGATGCTGTCCGGTCTCTCCGGCCTGGTTCCGGGTGTCGGCGGGGCCGTGCAGGCGGTCGCCGAGGCGGCTGCGAAGCCGGTCGAGGCACCCGCTCAGCGTGCCCCCGAGCAGGGCGGGGACCAGCCCGAGCAGGCAGAGGCCGCGGAGGCCGGCGACCAGCCGGTAGCAGCTAAGACCAACTCCTGA
- a CDS encoding Laminin subunit beta-1, with translation MDNMSHGGEIFGLGGESATEPSFETALRGYERKQVERYVARAENEIAALAAEREQAYSQIQAMAAQIERLQQEITQTRRNSGITGEVSFRHLGPRVEQILALAEEQAEAIKASATDDIAGRLAEAERIRAEAEAHAHDGIRDFEIALAARRSEEEKADAAKRAATDKAVATARKNAEQLHAEAEAVLNRARSEAKHLAEKAAQDAQRTKAEVDGYVQSTRVQAEQELKALREKTHQEITARRTEADREHADLKASVEHELALRRHSVLEELAQMRSGVEKQCADLRSEADKYAEEVLRRSDEQATAVRKEIAAQQEKIAQAGRELDAANAKIADAEQRRAAAEDQAQTAGKEAERVGERLADARKQLEAELKRVTEAERAGAAAERHAADVRRQVQKEAKRVAELAAAAVLAAAAAPDDDDDTNAESAAGAPAAAHAADRPSGTHAADKPAGAHAAEKPAGAHAAEMPAGQPGKVTASAKVTVPQASRVPADAE, from the coding sequence ATGGACAACATGTCGCACGGCGGTGAAATCTTCGGTCTTGGCGGAGAGTCGGCCACCGAGCCCAGCTTCGAGACCGCCCTGCGGGGTTACGAGAGGAAGCAGGTCGAGCGGTACGTCGCCCGGGCGGAGAACGAGATCGCCGCCCTGGCCGCCGAGCGGGAGCAGGCGTACTCACAGATTCAGGCGATGGCCGCCCAGATCGAGCGGCTGCAGCAGGAGATCACGCAGACCCGGCGCAACTCCGGGATCACCGGCGAGGTCTCGTTCCGGCACCTCGGCCCCCGGGTGGAACAGATCCTGGCCCTCGCCGAGGAACAGGCCGAGGCGATCAAGGCCTCCGCCACCGACGACATCGCCGGCCGGCTCGCCGAGGCCGAGCGGATCCGGGCCGAGGCCGAGGCGCACGCCCACGACGGCATCCGCGACTTCGAGATCGCCCTGGCCGCGCGCCGCTCCGAGGAGGAGAAGGCCGACGCGGCCAAGCGGGCCGCCACCGACAAGGCGGTGGCCACCGCCCGTAAGAACGCGGAGCAGCTGCACGCCGAGGCCGAGGCCGTTCTGAACCGGGCCCGCAGCGAGGCGAAGCACCTGGCCGAGAAGGCAGCTCAGGACGCACAGCGCACCAAGGCCGAAGTGGACGGGTACGTGCAGTCCACCCGGGTTCAGGCCGAGCAGGAGCTCAAGGCGCTGCGGGAGAAGACGCATCAGGAGATCACGGCTCGGCGTACCGAGGCGGACCGTGAGCACGCCGACCTGAAAGCTTCGGTCGAGCACGAGCTCGCGCTGCGCCGGCACTCGGTGCTGGAGGAGCTCGCCCAGATGCGGTCCGGCGTCGAGAAGCAGTGCGCCGACCTGCGCAGCGAGGCCGACAAGTACGCGGAGGAGGTGCTGCGCCGCTCCGACGAGCAGGCCACCGCGGTCCGCAAGGAGATCGCCGCGCAGCAGGAGAAGATCGCTCAGGCTGGGCGGGAACTCGATGCCGCCAACGCCAAGATCGCCGACGCGGAGCAGCGCCGGGCCGCCGCCGAGGACCAGGCACAGACCGCCGGCAAGGAGGCCGAGCGGGTCGGTGAGCGCCTGGCCGACGCGCGCAAACAGCTCGAGGCGGAGCTCAAGCGGGTCACCGAGGCCGAGCGGGCCGGTGCGGCGGCCGAGCGGCACGCTGCCGACGTCCGGCGTCAGGTGCAAAAAGAGGCGAAGCGGGTGGCCGAGCTGGCCGCGGCCGCGGTCCTGGCCGCTGCGGCGGCACCCGACGACGATGACGACACGAATGCTGAGTCGGCAGCCGGCGCACCGGCTGCGGCGCACGCCGCCGACCGGCCGTCCGGAACGCATGCCGCAGACAAGCCGGCGGGGGCGCACGCCGCAGAGAAGCCTGCCGGGGCGCACGCCGCTGAGATGCCGGCCGGTCAGCCGGGCAAGGTCACCGCGTCCGCAAAGGTGACCGTCCCGCAGGCCAGCCGGGTTCCGGCCGACGCGGAGTAA
- a CDS encoding AI-2E family transporter, whose product MCAVEVPMSSPDEASASTSPSEPTQQPQPPQRELPVETAGKKAAEKKTAVEETAEDETRFGEPGPPLNRRSPFFFGFLFGLGAILAYALFLGVRNAASILVLIFIALFLAIGLNPAVSRLRRWGLPRGVAVAIVALTVVGLLAGGLIALIPPLVTQTTALINNAPEVIESLRRSETVNELVQRYDIANKVQSAINAGTVGNAVGGVVGGARLLFGTIFNILTVLVLTIYFMAAFERIKETGYSLVPSSRRDRVRLLTDEILTKVGAYMVGALSIAILAGLSTFGLALALGLAYPFALAVVVAVFDLIPQIGATLGAIIVSLVGLASSITDGIVCVIFFIVYQQLENYLIYPNVMRRSVKVSDVAALVAALVGVGLFGVIGALVAIPMVAAIQLIMREVLQPSMETR is encoded by the coding sequence ATGTGCGCTGTGGAGGTCCCGATGTCGTCCCCCGATGAAGCCTCTGCATCCACCTCGCCGTCTGAGCCGACTCAACAGCCTCAGCCGCCCCAGCGCGAGCTTCCGGTCGAGACGGCCGGTAAAAAGGCGGCCGAGAAGAAGACAGCAGTGGAAGAGACGGCGGAGGACGAGACCAGGTTCGGTGAGCCGGGCCCACCGCTGAACCGGCGTAGTCCGTTCTTCTTCGGGTTCCTGTTCGGACTCGGCGCGATCCTGGCGTACGCGCTGTTTCTCGGCGTCCGCAACGCCGCCTCGATCCTGGTCCTCATCTTCATCGCGCTGTTCCTGGCGATCGGCCTCAACCCGGCGGTGTCCCGGCTGCGGCGGTGGGGGCTGCCGCGCGGCGTGGCGGTGGCGATCGTCGCGCTGACCGTGGTCGGGCTGCTCGCCGGCGGTCTGATCGCGCTGATCCCGCCGCTGGTCACGCAGACCACCGCGCTGATCAACAACGCGCCGGAAGTGATCGAGAGCCTGCGCCGCAGTGAGACGGTGAACGAGCTGGTCCAGCGCTACGACATCGCCAACAAGGTGCAGAGCGCGATCAACGCGGGCACGGTCGGCAACGCGGTGGGCGGGGTGGTCGGCGGCGCCCGGCTGCTCTTCGGCACGATCTTCAACATCCTGACCGTGCTGGTCCTGACCATCTACTTCATGGCGGCCTTCGAGCGGATCAAGGAGACCGGGTATTCGCTCGTTCCGTCGTCGCGCCGGGATCGGGTACGGCTACTGACCGACGAGATCCTCACCAAGGTCGGGGCGTACATGGTGGGTGCCCTCTCGATCGCCATCCTGGCCGGGTTGAGCACCTTCGGGCTGGCTCTCGCGCTCGGGCTGGCGTACCCGTTCGCCCTGGCTGTGGTGGTGGCGGTCTTCGACCTGATCCCGCAGATCGGCGCCACCCTCGGCGCGATCATCGTGAGCCTGGTCGGGCTCGCCTCGTCGATCACCGACGGGATCGTCTGCGTGATCTTCTTCATCGTCTACCAGCAGCTGGAGAACTACCTGATCTATCCGAACGTGATGCGGCGCTCGGTCAAGGTCAGCGATGTGGCGGCGCTGGTGGCGGCCCTGGTCGGGGTGGGCCTGTTCGGGGTGATCGGCGCCCTGGTCGCCATCCCGATGGTGGCCGCCATCCAGCTGATCATGCGGGAGGTCCTGCAGCCCAGCATGGAGACGCGTTAG
- a CDS encoding alpha/beta hydrolase, with product MSNQIRANSILPADREEIELHTADGVTLVGELAKPLDREPVATIVCLHPLPTHGGMMDSHVYRKAAWRLPALAGIAVLRFNSRGTSSVRGTSGGSFANAVDEKYDVAAAIEYAEFADLPDIWLVGWSFGTDLTLMYGLDPAVSGAILLSPPLRFSKPEHLEAWAADGKPVTAIIPEFDDYLRPAEAKERFAAIPQCEVVPVEGGKHLWVGDAETILDEIVRRVAPDVPTPLPRTWDGPIETGDAGAYADRTVAAFSDVEVPRPLRDS from the coding sequence ATGAGCAACCAGATCCGTGCCAACTCGATCCTCCCCGCTGACCGGGAGGAGATCGAGCTGCACACCGCGGACGGCGTCACCCTCGTCGGTGAGCTGGCCAAGCCGCTCGACCGCGAGCCGGTGGCCACCATCGTCTGCTTGCATCCGCTGCCCACCCACGGCGGGATGATGGACAGCCACGTCTACCGCAAGGCCGCCTGGCGGTTGCCGGCCCTGGCAGGCATCGCGGTGCTGCGTTTCAACAGCAGAGGGACCAGCAGCGTACGCGGAACCAGCGGCGGATCCTTCGCCAACGCGGTCGACGAGAAGTACGACGTCGCCGCCGCGATCGAGTACGCGGAGTTCGCCGACCTGCCCGACATCTGGCTGGTCGGCTGGTCGTTCGGCACCGACCTGACCCTGATGTACGGCCTGGACCCGGCCGTCTCCGGCGCGATCCTGCTCTCCCCGCCGCTGCGTTTCTCCAAGCCCGAGCACCTCGAGGCGTGGGCCGCCGACGGCAAACCGGTGACCGCGATCATCCCGGAGTTCGACGACTATCTGCGCCCGGCCGAGGCGAAGGAGCGGTTCGCCGCCATCCCGCAGTGCGAGGTCGTCCCGGTGGAGGGCGGCAAGCACCTGTGGGTCGGTGACGCCGAGACGATCCTCGACGAGATCGTCCGCCGGGTCGCGCCGGACGTGCCGACCCCGCTGCCGCGAACCTGGGACGGACCGATCGAGACCGGCGACGCCGGGGCGTACGCGGACCGCACGGTCGCCGCTTTCTCCGACGTCGAGGTGCCCCGCCCGCTGCGGGACAGCTAA
- a CDS encoding aldehyde dehydrogenase family protein, whose protein sequence is MTAIHVPGVPVIEDGWLISTNPATGDEAGRVPVADEKAVVAAVERARTAAAWWQGLGYDGRRTRLLRWRTLLVERMQELAELTHRETGKPVTDGLMEIAAAVEHLDWAARNAKRVLGPRRVRTRLLTAEHSGHLEYQPFGVVGVIGPWNYPIVTPVGPISGALAAGNAVVLKPSEYTPVVGQWLADSFAEIVPEHPVLQAVHGLGDVGGALCRSGVGKVSFTGSTATGKKVMAACAENLVPVVIEAGGKDALIVDEDADVAAAAEAAVWGAMTNAGQTCIGIERVYAVAPVYDRFVDAVVEKAGKLRTGEEIGPITMPRQLEIIRDHIEDALAKGGRAVLGGSDAVQAPYVAPTVLVDVPADSTEIREETFGPTLTITKVRDADEAVEKANDTAYGLGGSVFGKKNAIRIARRLRSGMVAVNGTLTFVGMGNLPFGGVGESGFGRIHGEDGLREFARAKAITVRRAKSLLPAMTFERTPAQVNQIVKALRLLYGRKP, encoded by the coding sequence ATGACGGCGATTCACGTTCCCGGCGTTCCCGTGATCGAGGACGGCTGGCTCATCTCCACGAACCCGGCCACCGGCGACGAGGCCGGCCGCGTGCCGGTCGCGGACGAGAAGGCGGTCGTCGCCGCCGTCGAGCGGGCCCGCACCGCCGCGGCCTGGTGGCAGGGCCTCGGCTACGACGGCCGCCGCACCCGGCTGCTGCGCTGGCGCACCCTGCTGGTCGAGCGGATGCAGGAGCTCGCCGAGCTGACCCACCGGGAGACCGGCAAACCGGTCACCGACGGGCTCATGGAGATCGCCGCCGCGGTCGAACACCTGGACTGGGCGGCCCGCAACGCCAAGCGTGTCCTCGGGCCGCGGCGGGTGCGGACCCGCCTGCTGACCGCCGAGCACTCCGGCCACTTGGAGTACCAACCGTTCGGCGTGGTCGGCGTGATCGGCCCGTGGAACTATCCGATCGTCACCCCGGTCGGGCCGATCAGCGGCGCGCTGGCCGCCGGCAACGCGGTCGTGTTGAAGCCGAGCGAGTACACACCGGTGGTCGGGCAGTGGCTGGCCGACTCGTTCGCCGAGATCGTGCCGGAACACCCGGTGCTCCAGGCGGTGCACGGCCTGGGCGACGTGGGCGGCGCCCTGTGCCGCTCCGGGGTCGGCAAAGTCTCGTTCACCGGCTCCACCGCGACCGGCAAGAAGGTGATGGCCGCCTGCGCGGAGAACCTCGTGCCGGTGGTGATCGAGGCAGGCGGCAAGGATGCGCTGATCGTCGACGAGGACGCGGACGTCGCTGCGGCGGCCGAGGCAGCGGTCTGGGGCGCGATGACCAACGCCGGGCAGACCTGCATCGGCATCGAGCGGGTCTACGCGGTCGCGCCGGTCTACGACAGGTTCGTCGACGCGGTGGTGGAGAAGGCGGGCAAGCTGCGTACCGGTGAGGAGATCGGGCCGATCACCATGCCGCGGCAGCTCGAGATCATCCGCGACCACATCGAGGACGCGCTGGCCAAGGGCGGCCGGGCGGTCCTGGGCGGGTCCGATGCAGTGCAGGCGCCGTATGTCGCTCCGACGGTCCTGGTCGACGTTCCGGCGGACTCCACGGAGATCCGGGAGGAGACCTTCGGGCCGACGCTGACCATCACCAAGGTGCGCGACGCGGACGAGGCCGTGGAGAAGGCCAACGACACCGCGTACGGGCTGGGCGGCTCGGTCTTCGGCAAGAAGAACGCAATCCGCATCGCCCGCCGGCTCCGCTCCGGCATGGTCGCCGTCAACGGGACGCTCACCTTCGTCGGCATGGGCAACCTGCCGTTCGGCGGGGTCGGCGAGTCCGGCTTCGGGCGCATCCACGGTGAGGACGGTCTGCGCGAGTTCGCAAGGGCAAAGGCAATCACGGTACGCCGGGCGAAGTCCCTGCTCCCCGCGATGACCTTCGAGCGGACCCCGGCCCAGGTCAACCAGATCGTCAAGGCCCTGCGCCTGCTGTACGGCCGCAAGCCCTAG
- a CDS encoding ABC transporter ATP-binding protein: MVDHPAVEVSGLSVSYGSAPVLVDVALTVPADGGVCVTGENGIGKSTLLRCVSSLQRADAGTIRVFGAEPGQTPDFWRAVVTTVEPPTWYPGLTTREHAELVCRAHGQDPEDDAVEEAFDRFGLASHGDAIPASMSSGQKQRLTLLLALLRPSSLLILDEPEQRLDPDGRALVAAMLAEYLAAGGSLLLASHDEKFALASGAELTTMQALAS; encoded by the coding sequence ATGGTCGATCATCCGGCGGTCGAGGTCAGCGGTCTGTCCGTCAGCTACGGCTCGGCACCGGTGCTGGTGGACGTCGCGCTGACCGTCCCGGCCGACGGCGGCGTCTGCGTGACCGGGGAGAACGGCATCGGCAAGTCCACGCTGCTGCGCTGCGTGAGCAGCCTGCAGCGGGCGGACGCCGGCACCATCCGGGTCTTCGGCGCCGAACCGGGCCAGACCCCGGACTTCTGGCGGGCCGTGGTGACCACCGTGGAACCGCCGACCTGGTACCCCGGCCTCACCACCCGGGAACACGCCGAGCTGGTCTGCCGGGCGCACGGCCAGGACCCGGAGGACGACGCCGTCGAGGAGGCGTTCGACCGCTTCGGGCTGGCCTCGCACGGCGACGCCATCCCGGCGTCGATGTCGTCCGGGCAGAAGCAGCGCCTCACCCTGCTGCTCGCGCTGCTGCGGCCCAGCTCCCTGTTGATCCTCGACGAACCCGAGCAGCGCCTCGACCCGGACGGCCGGGCGCTGGTCGCGGCGATGCTCGCCGAATACCTGGCGGCCGGCGGCTCCCTGCTGCTGGCCAGCCACGACGAGAAGTTCGCCCTCGCCTCGGGCGCCGAGCTCACCACCATGCAGGCGCTCGCGTCGTGA